From Candidatus Sphingomonas colombiensis, one genomic window encodes:
- a CDS encoding enoyl-CoA hydratase/isomerase family protein: MSDEMLVLRGDVGGVTTLTLNRPEKRNALNVDMFVALDAHLATLERQIDSVGAVVLRANGPVFSAGADLGKQQRAPATNFQARTIERLAQLPQPVIAAVHGPCFTGGLELVLGADIILAAESARFADTHAKWGLVPGWGMSQRLPRRIGAYKAREMMFTARQVDGRTAERIGLANVCVPDDAFEAELAALVNDITALSWHSHRGNKRLLTETQDLPLAQGLAHEIYRSPGIAPDFAERVGSTFGQR; this comes from the coding sequence ATGTCAGACGAGATGCTAGTGCTGCGCGGCGATGTCGGCGGCGTCACCACTCTGACGCTCAACCGGCCCGAAAAGCGCAACGCGCTCAACGTGGATATGTTCGTGGCGCTCGACGCGCATCTCGCCACGCTCGAACGGCAGATCGATAGTGTGGGGGCGGTCGTGCTGCGCGCCAACGGGCCGGTTTTTTCCGCGGGCGCGGATCTTGGCAAACAGCAACGTGCACCGGCAACGAATTTTCAGGCACGAACGATCGAGCGGCTGGCGCAACTACCCCAACCGGTGATCGCCGCGGTTCATGGTCCATGCTTTACCGGAGGGCTTGAGCTCGTATTGGGCGCGGACATCATCCTCGCCGCCGAGTCCGCGCGCTTCGCGGATACCCACGCGAAATGGGGGCTCGTCCCCGGATGGGGAATGAGCCAGCGGCTGCCGCGCCGCATCGGTGCTTACAAAGCGCGGGAGATGATGTTCACCGCGCGCCAGGTCGATGGGCGCACCGCAGAAAGGATCGGTCTCGCCAATGTTTGCGTTCCCGACGATGCGTTTGAAGCCGAACTTGCGGCGCTGGTGAACGATATCACAGCGCTCTCATGGCATAGCCATCGTGGCAACAAGCGGCTGTTGACGGAAACGCAGGACCTGCCTCTTGCACAGGGGCTGGCGCATGAAATCTATCGCAGCCCTGGTATCGCACCCGATTTTGCCGAGCGCGTTGGTTCGACCTTCGGGCAGCGATGA